From a region of the Tenggerimyces flavus genome:
- a CDS encoding winged helix-turn-helix domain-containing protein, producing the protein MAIGAEDLFDLDPDDPRTPSQQIANSLRAAILLDRLQAGDRLPSQHALCERFGVARETVKSALRILDRDGLIVSRQGSGVFVKTRREPSHDLEEFLRSAFDRPHVTIDYAGWRAETLSNVLPRALDVLRSGQASVRSFRLRLLLVDPSAPVGLPRPVDPTDSMRSVRPGLLRLHRRSLERLDKSLASLAGLVRETSMEVRLHTLGPTFKSYLLNDERVLFGFYPVAPHSMDAGGRSVELHHPSGWDMNLFGPDEPFTRQTTAWFDSVWSTIATDA; encoded by the coding sequence GTGGCGATCGGCGCCGAGGACTTGTTCGACCTCGATCCGGACGACCCGCGCACGCCGTCGCAGCAGATCGCGAACTCGCTCCGCGCCGCGATCCTGCTCGACCGGCTGCAGGCGGGGGATCGGCTGCCGTCCCAGCACGCGTTGTGCGAACGGTTCGGCGTCGCGCGCGAGACGGTGAAGTCGGCGCTGCGCATCCTCGATCGCGACGGGCTGATCGTCAGCCGCCAGGGCAGCGGTGTGTTCGTCAAGACGCGGCGTGAGCCCAGCCACGACCTGGAGGAGTTCCTGCGGTCGGCGTTCGACCGGCCGCACGTGACGATCGACTACGCCGGTTGGCGAGCGGAGACGTTGTCGAACGTGCTGCCCCGCGCGCTGGACGTCCTGCGGTCCGGGCAGGCCTCGGTCAGGTCATTCCGGCTCCGGCTGCTTCTCGTCGACCCGTCCGCACCGGTCGGGCTGCCGCGACCGGTGGACCCCACCGACAGCATGCGCTCGGTGCGACCGGGCCTGCTGCGCCTGCATCGGCGATCGTTGGAGAGGTTGGACAAGTCGTTGGCGTCGCTGGCCGGCCTGGTACGGGAGACCTCGATGGAGGTCCGGCTGCACACGCTGGGCCCGACGTTCAAGTCGTACCTGCTGAACGACGAGCGCGTCCTCTTCGGCTTCTACCCGGTCGCCCCGCACAGCATGGACGCCGGCGGAAGGTCGGTGGAGCTGCACCACCCGTCGGGCTGGGACATGAACCTGTTCGGCCCCGACGAGCCATTCACGCGGCAGACCACCGCCTGGTTCGACTCGGTCTGGTCGACGATCGCTACCGACGCCTGA
- the treY gene encoding malto-oligosyltrehalose synthase, which produces MAAGEYTHVQSTYRLQLRSEYDFDAVTQTIPYLAKLGISHLYLSPVLQAAPGSTHGYDVVDHTRLSETLGGQDRYDELVRQARDHGLGIVLDVVPNHMAVPTPAHLNAKLWAVLRDGPASPFARWFDVDWSHQAETGHGAILMPVLGDRIGRCLERGELTRDEHDGEPVLRYYEHVFPIRPGTERLPIAELLDQQYYRLAYWRVADEELNYRRFFDVDTLAAVRMEEPEVFAASHDLLLQLHAEGKADGFRIDHPDGLADPAGYLAQLADATNDAWVVAEKILEADERLPADWRCAGTSGYDTLWRIQGVFVDQNGADPLLRLWRHVTGQPAELLPVAQKAKRHVVEEVLAAEVVRLVELVIAMGVDDIEVRDYTRRRLTAALTELLVAFDIYRAYVRPGETPTTEAKTALHRAAERARTAEPDLEDEIALLTQLALGERADDPRHREFCVRFQQTTGPVQAKGIEDTAFYRWYPLAALCEVGSPADRFGISPVDFHTWAGEAPNASMTTLSTHDTKRSEDVRARLITLTERPDEWGTAIATWRAASAPYRPAALDAATEYLLWQVLVGAWPVDIDRLSEFLAKATREAKLHTSWTQPEPAYDDAVRAFAEAVRGDSSLLRKIERFVERLRPAERCVVLGQKLVQLTGPGVPDTYQGSELTFLALVDPDNRRLVDYASRHELLEQLDAGKAPATLDEEKLLVVSRALRCRRDRASAFTGAYEPLAATSAHAFAFLRGGQVATVATRLPKSLERAGGWGDATVSLPPGTWTDQLTGATYEGGDVPLATLLGQLPVALLVLA; this is translated from the coding sequence ATGGCCGCCGGGGAGTACACGCATGTCCAGTCGACCTACCGGCTCCAGCTCCGGTCGGAGTACGACTTCGACGCGGTCACCCAGACGATCCCGTACCTGGCCAAACTCGGCATCTCCCACCTCTACCTCTCCCCCGTCCTGCAGGCCGCGCCCGGCTCGACGCACGGGTACGACGTGGTCGACCACACGCGGCTGTCCGAGACGCTCGGCGGCCAGGACAGGTACGACGAGCTCGTCCGGCAGGCCCGCGACCACGGCCTCGGCATCGTCCTCGACGTCGTCCCCAACCACATGGCCGTCCCCACGCCCGCGCATCTCAACGCCAAGCTCTGGGCGGTCCTCCGCGACGGACCGGCGAGCCCGTTCGCACGATGGTTCGACGTCGACTGGTCGCACCAGGCCGAGACCGGTCACGGCGCGATCCTGATGCCCGTGCTCGGCGACCGCATCGGACGCTGCCTCGAGCGCGGCGAGCTCACCAGGGACGAGCACGACGGCGAGCCCGTGCTCCGCTACTACGAGCACGTGTTCCCGATCCGGCCCGGCACCGAGCGGCTCCCGATCGCCGAGCTGCTCGACCAGCAGTACTACCGGCTCGCGTACTGGCGCGTCGCCGACGAGGAGCTCAACTACCGCAGGTTCTTCGACGTCGACACCCTCGCCGCGGTACGGATGGAAGAGCCCGAGGTCTTCGCCGCGAGCCATGACCTGTTGCTGCAGCTGCACGCGGAGGGCAAGGCGGACGGGTTCCGCATCGACCACCCCGACGGCCTCGCCGATCCCGCCGGCTACCTCGCGCAGCTCGCCGATGCCACCAACGACGCCTGGGTCGTCGCGGAGAAGATCCTCGAGGCCGACGAGCGGCTCCCCGCGGACTGGCGCTGCGCGGGAACGTCGGGGTACGACACGCTCTGGCGCATCCAGGGCGTGTTCGTCGACCAGAACGGCGCCGACCCGCTGCTCCGGCTCTGGCGGCACGTCACCGGCCAGCCGGCCGAGCTGCTTCCCGTTGCACAGAAGGCGAAACGGCACGTCGTCGAGGAAGTACTCGCGGCCGAGGTCGTACGCCTCGTCGAGCTCGTCATCGCGATGGGCGTCGACGACATCGAGGTCCGCGACTACACGCGGCGCCGGCTGACGGCGGCGCTCACCGAGCTGCTCGTCGCGTTCGACATCTACCGCGCGTACGTACGACCAGGCGAAACCCCCACCACAGAAGCGAAAACGGCCCTCCACCGAGCAGCCGAGCGAGCGCGAACGGCCGAGCCCGACCTCGAGGACGAGATCGCGCTGCTCACCCAGCTCGCGCTCGGCGAGCGTGCCGACGACCCGCGGCACCGCGAGTTCTGCGTACGGTTCCAGCAGACCACCGGCCCCGTGCAGGCGAAGGGCATCGAGGACACCGCGTTCTACCGCTGGTACCCGCTCGCCGCGCTCTGCGAGGTCGGCAGCCCCGCCGACCGCTTCGGCATCAGCCCGGTCGACTTCCACACCTGGGCAGGTGAAGCGCCGAACGCCAGCATGACCACGCTCTCGACGCACGACACGAAACGGTCCGAGGACGTCCGCGCCAGGCTGATCACCTTGACCGAACGCCCCGACGAGTGGGGCACGGCGATCGCGACCTGGCGGGCCGCGAGCGCGCCGTACCGGCCGGCCGCGCTCGACGCCGCGACCGAGTACCTGCTCTGGCAGGTGCTCGTCGGCGCGTGGCCGGTGGACATCGACCGGCTGTCCGAGTTCCTCGCGAAGGCGACGCGCGAGGCGAAGCTGCACACGTCGTGGACGCAGCCGGAGCCGGCGTACGACGACGCCGTGCGCGCGTTCGCCGAAGCCGTTCGCGGCGACTCCAGCCTGCTGCGGAAGATCGAACGCTTCGTCGAACGACTCCGACCCGCCGAGCGTTGCGTCGTGCTCGGACAGAAGCTCGTGCAGCTGACCGGCCCGGGTGTGCCGGACACGTACCAGGGCAGCGAGCTCACGTTCCTCGCGCTGGTCGATCCGGACAACCGGCGGCTCGTCGACTACGCCAGCCGGCATGAGCTGCTCGAGCAGCTGGACGCGGGCAAGGCGCCGGCGACGCTGGACGAGGAGAAGCTGCTGGTGGTCTCCCGCGCGCTGCGCTGCCGGCGCGACCGCGCGTCGGCGTTCACCGGTGCCTACGAACCGCTGGCGGCGACCAGTGCGCACGCGTTCGCGTTCCTGCGCGGCGGCCAGGTCGCGACCGTCGCCACGCGGCTGCCGAAGAGCCTCGAACGCGCCGGCGGCTGGGGCGACGCGACAGTCTCCCTGCCGCCCGGAACGTGGACCGACCAGCTCACCGGCGCGACGTACGAAGGCGGCGACGTCCCGCTCGCGACGCTGCTCGGACAGCTCCCGGTGGCGCTACTGGTTCTTGCGTAG
- a CDS encoding sensor domain-containing diguanylate cyclase — protein MLTAIGSGDDPGESLTELARAVAHATGFRTVSVRLAQGAELAVVAGVGDGAVTFVAPMRSATGQPIGELAVDGTPNDEQRQLLEIVAAQLGLALGHRQGARDQRTQETLRLAFDHAPVGMSLVSLDPVRSGRIVKGNAALAQMFGYEPEELVGRHISELLVSGTEVPILAAAAAGTIETYRSECRCIKQDGTFFWALLQATVLPVPENGPALLLGQLVDITARKENERELSYRAAHDPLTGLVNRTAVCARLEEVIASSRHDDHPGAVLFCDLDHFKQVNDQHGHLIGDEVLATVARRIAATVRRSDTVGRYGGDEFLVVVPEISFDQAQDMADRLVRAIDEPIIVGGATCRVGASVGVVVLSDFGSANQVLAQADEAMYGAKRVADERYLVRHLRKNQ, from the coding sequence GTGCTCACCGCGATCGGGTCCGGGGACGATCCGGGCGAATCACTCACCGAGCTCGCCCGCGCCGTCGCGCACGCGACGGGTTTCCGCACCGTCTCCGTACGGCTCGCCCAGGGCGCTGAGCTCGCGGTCGTCGCCGGCGTGGGCGACGGCGCGGTCACGTTCGTCGCCCCGATGCGCTCGGCGACCGGCCAGCCGATCGGCGAGCTCGCCGTGGACGGAACGCCGAACGACGAGCAACGCCAGCTGCTGGAGATCGTCGCCGCGCAGCTCGGCCTCGCCCTCGGACACCGGCAGGGCGCGCGAGACCAACGGACGCAGGAGACGCTGCGCCTCGCGTTCGACCACGCCCCGGTCGGCATGAGCCTGGTCAGCCTCGACCCCGTACGCTCCGGCCGGATCGTCAAGGGCAACGCGGCGCTGGCACAAATGTTCGGGTACGAACCCGAAGAGCTGGTCGGCCGGCACATCTCCGAGCTGCTCGTCTCCGGCACCGAGGTCCCCATCCTCGCGGCCGCGGCGGCCGGGACGATCGAGACGTATCGGTCCGAATGCCGCTGCATCAAACAGGACGGCACGTTCTTCTGGGCACTGCTCCAGGCCACCGTCCTCCCCGTCCCGGAGAACGGCCCCGCGCTGCTGCTCGGCCAGCTCGTCGACATCACCGCGCGCAAGGAGAACGAGCGCGAGCTCTCCTACCGCGCCGCGCACGACCCGCTGACCGGCCTCGTCAACCGCACCGCGGTCTGCGCGCGCCTCGAGGAGGTCATCGCCTCGTCGCGGCACGACGACCACCCGGGCGCGGTGCTGTTCTGCGATCTCGACCACTTCAAGCAGGTCAACGACCAGCATGGGCACCTGATCGGCGACGAGGTGCTCGCGACCGTCGCCCGCCGGATCGCCGCGACCGTGCGCCGGTCCGACACCGTGGGCAGGTACGGCGGCGACGAGTTCCTCGTGGTCGTGCCGGAGATCTCGTTCGACCAGGCGCAGGACATGGCCGATCGGCTGGTCCGCGCGATCGACGAGCCGATCATCGTGGGCGGCGCGACCTGCCGCGTCGGCGCGAGCGTGGGCGTCGTCGTCCTGTCCGACTTCGGGTCGGCGAACCAGGTCCTCGCGCAGGCCGACGAGGCGATGTACGGCGCCAAGCGGGTCGCCGACGAGCGCTACCTCGTCCGGCACCTACGCAAGAACCAGTAG
- a CDS encoding TrmH family RNA methyltransferase, whose amino-acid sequence MIVPLADLGDPRLADYQRLRDVGLRRSLEAEHGLFIAESEKVIRRAVAAGYEARSFLMAERWLVGLRDLIEDSDAPAFVLPQEQVEQVAGFPIHRGALASMRRKPPTTVAEVTAKARRILVIEDVVDHTNVGIIFRSAAALGIDAIVLSPRCADPLYRRAVKVSMGAVFALPYARLTDWYQGLAELRATGFRLLALTPAADATALEDETVDPAHRLALLLGTEGDGLSSHWLDEADRAVRIPMAAGIDSLNVAAAAAVACYLLGNLRTPG is encoded by the coding sequence GTGATCGTTCCTCTCGCTGACCTCGGCGATCCGCGGCTGGCGGACTACCAGCGGCTGCGGGACGTCGGGCTCCGGCGGAGTCTCGAGGCGGAGCACGGGCTGTTCATCGCCGAGAGCGAGAAGGTCATCCGGCGGGCTGTCGCGGCGGGGTACGAAGCCCGCTCGTTCCTCATGGCCGAGCGCTGGCTCGTCGGCCTCCGCGACCTGATCGAGGACTCAGACGCCCCGGCGTTCGTCCTGCCGCAGGAGCAGGTGGAGCAGGTCGCCGGGTTCCCGATCCACCGCGGCGCGCTCGCGTCGATGCGCCGCAAACCGCCGACGACAGTCGCAGAGGTCACCGCCAAGGCGAGGCGCATCCTTGTAATCGAGGACGTCGTCGACCACACCAACGTCGGCATCATCTTCCGCAGCGCCGCCGCGCTCGGGATCGACGCGATCGTGCTCTCGCCGCGCTGCGCCGACCCGCTCTACCGGCGCGCGGTCAAGGTCTCGATGGGCGCCGTCTTCGCGCTCCCGTACGCCAGGCTGACCGACTGGTACCAAGGCCTCGCCGAGCTCCGCGCGACCGGCTTCCGGCTACTCGCCCTCACCCCGGCCGCCGACGCGACGGCCCTGGAGGACGAGACCGTCGATCCGGCGCACCGCCTGGCACTGCTGTTGGGTACGGAGGGTGACGGTCTCAGCTCCCACTGGCTCGACGAAGCCGACCGAGCTGTCAGGATCCCGATGGCCGCGGGCATCGACTCTCTCAATGTGGCAGCGGCAGCGGCGGTCGCCTGCTACCTGCTTGGCAACTTACGGACACCTGGCTGA
- a CDS encoding glycoside hydrolase family 36 protein translates to MSLVTVGTTTLEIERASVEQVEVEPGVTELTFTVEPDSTGDVTFSLLWRTAAGDAVAYWHPHSVHRSLGVEWTRPRITNALKWAPLGALHDTSGGNVETWALDEVVEPVHIQAGVEEETSRFLHRVKVEGVAPAEGPYVVRMRVDQRAVAYSDALHDVAQWWLASSDVPALPVPDLALVPVYSTWYSFHQRLEPAAVARQAELARELGCKVLIVDDGWMTTDAARGYAFTGDWQVEPSRLGDLAAQASVAAEAGGGYLLWIAPPFVGMESAAWERFQGKLLTTIERLRCGVLDPRYKDVRDHLVSTCVSLVRDYNLIGLKIDFVDTWPREDAPAAGPGADFARVEEAVDAFLASLTAELRAVRPDVLVEFRQNYIGPRMWRYANLFRAGDCPMDRVDNRVRTVDLRLLTPASAVQADMLMWDPSLPAEVAAEQVLAVLFAVPQISVLLDQVPADHLAMMRFWLAFVTEHRSTLFRGRIESPRPDLQHPLVRAHGSGTTIAAAYTDLVVTVRPSDQADLWVANATGRDDLVIEVLASAPVSLVGAQDCRGAAVDLPVGELTAGLHRLPVPRSGLLHLHRL, encoded by the coding sequence ATGTCTCTCGTGACCGTTGGTACCACCACGCTCGAAATCGAACGAGCCTCCGTCGAACAAGTGGAGGTCGAGCCCGGCGTCACCGAGCTGACGTTCACGGTCGAGCCGGACAGCACCGGCGACGTGACGTTCTCGCTGCTGTGGCGTACGGCGGCAGGCGACGCGGTCGCGTACTGGCATCCGCACTCGGTGCACCGCTCGCTCGGCGTGGAGTGGACGCGGCCGCGGATCACGAACGCGCTGAAGTGGGCGCCTCTCGGCGCGCTGCACGACACGTCGGGCGGGAACGTCGAGACGTGGGCGCTCGACGAGGTCGTCGAGCCCGTGCACATCCAGGCCGGTGTCGAGGAGGAGACGTCGCGCTTCCTGCACCGGGTGAAGGTCGAGGGCGTGGCGCCGGCCGAGGGCCCGTACGTGGTGCGGATGCGCGTCGACCAGCGGGCCGTGGCGTACTCCGACGCGCTGCACGACGTCGCGCAGTGGTGGCTGGCGTCGAGCGACGTGCCCGCGCTGCCAGTGCCGGATCTCGCGCTCGTGCCGGTGTACTCGACCTGGTACAGCTTCCATCAGCGGCTCGAGCCCGCCGCGGTCGCTCGCCAGGCCGAGCTGGCCCGGGAGCTCGGCTGCAAGGTGCTGATCGTCGACGACGGCTGGATGACGACGGACGCCGCGCGCGGGTACGCGTTCACCGGTGACTGGCAGGTGGAGCCGTCGCGGTTGGGTGACCTGGCTGCGCAGGCTTCGGTCGCGGCGGAGGCCGGTGGGGGCTACCTGCTGTGGATCGCGCCGCCGTTCGTGGGCATGGAGAGCGCTGCGTGGGAACGATTCCAGGGCAAGCTGCTGACGACCATCGAACGGCTGCGGTGCGGGGTGCTCGACCCGCGCTACAAGGACGTTCGCGACCACCTGGTGTCGACGTGTGTGTCGTTGGTGCGTGACTACAACCTGATCGGATTGAAGATCGACTTCGTCGACACCTGGCCGCGTGAAGACGCTCCGGCCGCGGGTCCGGGCGCGGACTTCGCGCGGGTCGAGGAGGCGGTGGACGCGTTCCTCGCTTCGCTGACCGCTGAGCTGCGGGCAGTGCGACCGGACGTGCTGGTGGAGTTCCGGCAGAACTACATCGGGCCGCGGATGTGGCGGTACGCGAACCTGTTCCGCGCCGGCGACTGCCCGATGGACCGCGTGGACAACCGCGTCCGTACGGTCGACCTCCGGCTGCTCACGCCAGCGTCGGCGGTGCAGGCGGACATGCTGATGTGGGACCCTTCGTTGCCCGCCGAGGTCGCGGCCGAGCAGGTGCTGGCCGTCTTGTTCGCGGTGCCGCAGATCTCGGTGCTGCTGGACCAGGTGCCCGCGGATCACCTCGCGATGATGCGGTTCTGGCTGGCGTTCGTCACCGAACACCGGTCCACGCTGTTCCGCGGGCGCATCGAGTCGCCGCGGCCGGACCTGCAGCACCCGCTGGTCCGGGCGCACGGCTCGGGGACGACCATCGCCGCGGCGTACACGGATCTGGTGGTGACCGTTCGCCCGTCCGACCAGGCCGACCTCTGGGTGGCGAACGCGACGGGCCGCGACGACCTCGTCATCGAGGTCCTGGCCTCCGCCCCCGTCTCGCTCGTCGGCGCCCAAGACTGCCGCGGCGCCGCCGTCGACCTGCCGGTGGGGGAGCTGACCGCCGGCCTGCACCGCCTCCCCGTCCCGAGAAGCGGCCTCCTCCACCTCCACCGCCTCTGA
- a CDS encoding LysR family transcriptional regulator — MDTTLLVVFREVARLGSFTAAATTLGYTQSAVSRQISTLEGELGVGLFDRLPRGVALTEEGRSLLPHAEALVERLGAARSDLRSLRDLESGRLRIGAFATADAALVPWAMAAFRKAHPKVVVTLAERLTPDLVTLLMTGELDVAVVSSYSGDDLGELELEHLLDDAMYVAMPPGHPLASRAEVAFADLIDESWIAGDTRAERTLIGSAFEPRIEMVAREWIAKQGLVAAGLGVTMIPSLAVAAARPDLAVVVLRDANAPVRSVYVATAPHRTRTPTAVAFAELLQQSAARLRNALP, encoded by the coding sequence ATGGACACCACGTTGCTCGTGGTGTTCCGCGAGGTGGCCAGGCTCGGCTCGTTCACCGCCGCGGCGACCACGCTCGGCTACACGCAGTCGGCCGTCTCGCGTCAGATCTCCACGCTGGAAGGCGAACTAGGCGTCGGACTGTTCGACCGGCTGCCGCGCGGCGTCGCGCTCACCGAAGAGGGGCGAAGCCTGCTGCCGCACGCGGAGGCCCTCGTCGAACGGCTCGGCGCGGCTCGTTCGGACCTGCGCTCGCTGCGTGACCTGGAGAGCGGGCGGCTGCGGATCGGCGCGTTCGCGACTGCTGACGCCGCCCTCGTTCCGTGGGCGATGGCCGCGTTCCGGAAGGCGCACCCCAAGGTCGTGGTCACGCTCGCTGAGCGGCTCACGCCCGACCTCGTCACGCTGCTGATGACCGGCGAGCTCGACGTCGCGGTCGTCAGCTCGTACTCCGGCGACGACCTCGGCGAGCTGGAGCTGGAGCATCTGCTCGACGACGCGATGTACGTGGCGATGCCGCCCGGTCATCCGCTCGCCTCGCGAGCTGAGGTGGCGTTCGCCGACCTGATCGACGAGAGCTGGATCGCGGGGGACACCCGGGCCGAACGGACGCTGATCGGGTCGGCGTTCGAGCCGCGGATCGAGATGGTCGCACGCGAGTGGATCGCCAAGCAGGGACTGGTCGCGGCGGGCCTCGGCGTCACGATGATCCCGTCGCTCGCGGTGGCCGCGGCGCGACCGGACCTCGCCGTCGTCGTGCTGCGGGACGCGAACGCGCCGGTCCGTTCGGTGTACGTCGCCACCGCGCCGCATAGAACGCGTACGCCAACTGCGGTCGCGTTCGCCGAGCTGCTGCAGCAGTCGGCGGCCAGACTGCGCAACGCCCTTCCGTAG
- a CDS encoding YbaK/EbsC family protein: MTTSIGTLQAVPALDRPDLLAPPVLAALNAWPSGKVGVDEVLVAEIDPDLADTAAFCERYEVGLEVSANCVVVAGRRGENTTLAACVILATTRADVNGFVRKRLDARKASFAPMDTAVELTGMEYGGITPIGLPADWPLLVDQRVLGADAVIIGSGVRRSKILLPGRALADLPGAEVTAELGILV, translated from the coding sequence GTGACTACCTCGATCGGCACGCTGCAAGCCGTCCCAGCCCTCGACCGCCCCGACCTGCTGGCCCCGCCCGTCCTCGCGGCGCTGAACGCCTGGCCGTCCGGCAAGGTCGGCGTCGACGAGGTGCTGGTCGCCGAGATCGACCCGGACCTCGCCGACACCGCGGCGTTCTGCGAGCGGTACGAGGTGGGGCTCGAGGTCTCCGCCAACTGCGTCGTGGTCGCCGGTCGCCGGGGCGAGAACACCACGCTCGCCGCCTGCGTGATCCTCGCGACGACCCGAGCCGACGTGAACGGGTTCGTCCGCAAGCGGCTCGACGCGCGCAAGGCCTCGTTCGCGCCGATGGACACCGCGGTCGAGTTGACCGGCATGGAGTACGGCGGCATCACCCCGATCGGACTCCCGGCCGACTGGCCGCTGCTCGTCGACCAGCGCGTCCTCGGGGCGGACGCGGTCATCATCGGCAGCGGCGTACGGCGTTCGAAGATCCTGCTCCCCGGCCGCGCGCTCGCCGACCTGCCGGGCGCGGAGGTCACCGCCGAGCTGGGGATCCTCGTCTGA
- a CDS encoding DUF2330 domain-containing protein produces the protein MTRNPLRAALLVVALVVSVSLAAPAYACACGAYIPNGDAVVVDEKALVRWDGSTEDIVMALGVQGSSDKAGWIMPVPSEAKVTLAEPTVFDELRRLTRPRTEYRDSWWPSFDWLRGDRYGGAPGGAQDGGVQVRGQQRLGPFDVTRLGADDPKALADWLGKEGFDKPATLDADLAPYVQEGWEIVAIKLAPAEGDELTGELQPLRLTFASDELVYPMRLSRNAEREQSVQLYLLADHRMDPRTPASQTYSPELRFAGRVEPSADTESLKPFLGGGMFLTRWDNLIVEPKSIANDYTFDAADADTAYQEVITQTRDRGEITAAVLLLLLLAAAIVIVFVVVRRTRGRMTS, from the coding sequence GTGACCCGAAATCCCCTCCGCGCCGCCTTGCTCGTGGTCGCGCTGGTCGTCTCCGTCAGCCTCGCCGCTCCCGCGTACGCCTGTGCCTGCGGCGCGTACATCCCCAATGGCGACGCCGTCGTCGTGGACGAGAAGGCACTCGTCCGCTGGGACGGCAGCACCGAGGACATCGTGATGGCGCTCGGTGTCCAGGGCAGCTCGGACAAAGCCGGCTGGATCATGCCGGTCCCGAGCGAGGCCAAGGTCACGCTCGCCGAGCCGACCGTCTTCGACGAGCTCCGCAGGCTGACGCGGCCGCGCACCGAGTACCGGGATTCCTGGTGGCCGAGCTTCGACTGGCTGCGCGGCGACCGGTACGGCGGCGCGCCGGGTGGCGCGCAGGACGGTGGCGTCCAGGTACGTGGACAGCAGCGCCTCGGCCCGTTCGACGTCACCAGGCTCGGCGCCGACGACCCGAAGGCGCTCGCCGACTGGCTCGGCAAGGAGGGCTTCGACAAGCCGGCAACGCTCGACGCCGACCTCGCGCCGTACGTCCAAGAGGGCTGGGAGATCGTCGCGATCAAGCTCGCTCCGGCCGAGGGCGACGAGCTCACCGGCGAGCTGCAGCCGCTGCGACTCACGTTCGCCTCGGACGAGCTCGTCTACCCGATGCGGCTGTCCCGCAACGCCGAACGGGAACAGTCCGTCCAGCTCTACCTGCTTGCCGACCATCGGATGGATCCGCGGACGCCGGCCTCGCAGACGTACAGCCCCGAGCTGAGGTTCGCCGGCCGCGTCGAGCCGAGCGCGGACACCGAGTCGCTGAAGCCGTTCCTGGGCGGTGGCATGTTCCTCACCCGCTGGGACAACCTGATCGTCGAGCCGAAGTCGATCGCCAACGACTACACGTTCGACGCGGCCGACGCCGACACCGCGTACCAGGAGGTGATCACGCAGACCCGCGACCGCGGCGAGATCACCGCCGCCGTGCTCCTGCTGTTGCTCCTCGCCGCCGCGATCGTGATCGTCTTCGTCGTGGTCCGCCGCACCCGAGGCAGAATGACGTCGTGA
- a CDS encoding carbon-nitrogen hydrolase family protein: protein MRVAAWQAPYLPFGSMDAVGLLRVQLSRCEAEGVAVLCCPEAVIGGLAHESSGDSPAEVALTVAELTEVVAPLLDSTVTVIVGFTERDPAGGLYGSAAVLRDGRVADVYRKVYPGYRTVIGAGAALPVFESPLPFGIVICNDLWYVEPTRVLAAGGAAVIFVPTHSGHLREPSASFRARGDNLPIARAVENSVTVVVADVAGRQGERFAYGFSAVIDPDGQVLTRATSGTEELLIADVEPRRRDAKDPRGWDGHTNPAVTRAFLRLWQPD from the coding sequence GTGAGGGTTGCCGCCTGGCAGGCGCCGTACCTGCCGTTCGGGTCGATGGACGCGGTCGGCCTGCTTCGCGTACAGCTCTCCCGTTGCGAGGCCGAGGGTGTCGCCGTGCTGTGTTGCCCCGAGGCGGTGATCGGCGGGCTCGCGCACGAGTCGTCGGGTGACTCGCCGGCCGAGGTGGCGTTGACCGTTGCCGAGCTGACCGAGGTCGTCGCGCCGTTGCTCGACTCGACGGTCACGGTGATCGTCGGGTTCACCGAGCGCGATCCGGCGGGCGGGCTGTACGGCTCGGCCGCGGTGCTCCGGGACGGCCGGGTCGCGGACGTCTACCGGAAGGTCTATCCCGGCTACCGCACGGTGATCGGCGCGGGCGCGGCTTTGCCCGTCTTCGAGAGCCCGCTGCCGTTCGGGATCGTGATCTGCAACGACCTCTGGTACGTGGAGCCGACGCGAGTGTTGGCGGCCGGCGGGGCGGCGGTGATCTTCGTCCCCACGCACAGCGGGCATCTGCGCGAGCCGTCGGCGAGCTTCCGGGCTCGCGGCGACAACCTGCCGATCGCGCGGGCCGTGGAGAACTCGGTGACCGTGGTCGTCGCCGACGTGGCGGGGCGACAGGGCGAACGCTTCGCGTACGGCTTCTCTGCGGTGATCGACCCGGACGGCCAGGTGCTCACCAGGGCGACGTCCGGCACGGAGGAACTGCTGATCGCCGATGTCGAACCGCGGCGCCGAGACGCGAAAGACCCGCGGGGCTGGGATGGTCACACCAACCCAGCCGTCACGCGGGCCTTCCTCAGGCTCTGGCAGCCAGACTGA